A genomic segment from Nodosilinea sp. PGN35 encodes:
- a CDS encoding diguanylate cyclase: MSHDQAPTSPRATGAKEILVVDDTPSNLRLLLVALSSEGYQVRCAKSAALALTRVQAALPDLVLLDIRMPQMNGYEFCTRLKADARTREIPVIFLSVLDGVEDKVRAFGLGGVDYIAKPYQIDEVLARVRYQFQARQQQQQLQVENDRLRQENAEQQQSLTRLEQSYQMLSQVLNSLADGVAAFRALRNQQGEIEDFQWLLGNAALADWLGRSPAELAGATLSEILTRCPNDDVLNLFIQVVEQHETLQYELLCEPDGEIPLWFELMAIRLGDGLVARLKNITEYHQVVTQMQTTINELQILTTQDGLTQIANRRAFNQYLEMEWQRLTRTREPLSLIMGDIDHFKRFNDLCGHGVGDECLRQVAAAIASVVKRPADLVARYGGEEFAILLPQTTLQGAARVADQVLGAIAHLRLVVPRVECERVSLSLGVASQIPGSPRTIDMLLAEADRALYRAKGQGGNRVCLSEPAPEPGDGARFEVAYDEEE, translated from the coding sequence ATGTCGCACGACCAAGCACCTACGAGCCCCAGGGCTACGGGGGCAAAAGAAATCTTAGTAGTAGATGACACACCGAGCAATCTACGGCTGCTGCTGGTAGCGCTGTCTTCAGAGGGCTACCAGGTGCGCTGCGCCAAGAGTGCCGCCCTGGCCCTGACGCGGGTGCAGGCGGCACTGCCCGATCTGGTTTTGCTCGATATTCGCATGCCCCAGATGAACGGCTACGAGTTTTGCACCCGGCTCAAGGCCGACGCCAGAACCCGCGAAATTCCGGTTATTTTCCTCAGTGTTTTAGATGGGGTTGAGGATAAGGTCAGAGCCTTTGGGCTGGGCGGGGTTGACTATATTGCCAAACCCTACCAGATCGATGAAGTCTTAGCTCGAGTGCGCTACCAGTTTCAGGCCCGCCAGCAGCAGCAGCAGCTTCAGGTGGAAAACGATCGCCTCCGCCAGGAAAATGCCGAGCAGCAGCAGTCGCTTACCCGGCTAGAGCAGTCGTATCAGATGCTCAGCCAGGTGCTAAATTCTCTGGCCGACGGTGTCGCGGCCTTTCGAGCCCTGCGCAACCAGCAGGGAGAAATCGAAGATTTTCAGTGGCTGTTGGGCAACGCTGCGCTGGCCGACTGGCTGGGGCGATCGCCCGCCGAGCTGGCCGGGGCCACCCTGTCTGAAATTCTCACCCGCTGCCCCAACGACGATGTGCTGAACCTGTTTATCCAGGTGGTTGAGCAGCATGAAACTCTCCAATACGAGCTGCTCTGCGAGCCCGATGGCGAAATTCCCCTGTGGTTTGAGCTGATGGCCATCCGCCTGGGGGATGGCCTGGTGGCTCGGCTTAAAAATATCACTGAATACCACCAGGTGGTCACCCAGATGCAGACCACCATCAACGAACTTCAGATTCTGACTACCCAGGACGGCCTGACTCAAATTGCCAACCGCCGCGCCTTTAACCAGTACCTGGAGATGGAGTGGCAGCGGCTGACCCGCACCCGGGAGCCCCTGTCGTTGATCATGGGCGACATTGACCACTTTAAGCGGTTTAACGATCTCTGCGGCCACGGAGTGGGGGATGAATGCCTGCGTCAGGTGGCGGCGGCGATCGCCTCGGTGGTCAAGCGCCCCGCCGATCTAGTCGCCCGCTACGGCGGCGAAGAATTTGCTATTTTGCTGCCCCAGACTACGCTCCAGGGCGCGGCGCGGGTGGCCGATCAGGTGCTGGGGGCGATCGCCCATCTGCGGCTGGTGGTGCCGAGGGTTGAGTGCGAGCGAGTCAGCCTCAGCCTGGGAGTTGCCAGCCAAATTCCCGGGTCGCCCAGAACCATAGACATGCTGCTGGCCGAGGCCGATCGGGCCCTCTACCGGGCCAAGGGCCAGGGGGGCAACCGGGTGTGCCTGAGTGAACCCGCTCCCGAGCCAGGGGATGGGGCTCGCTTCGAAGTCGCCTACGACGAAGAGGAATGA
- a CDS encoding ABC-F family ATP-binding cassette domain-containing protein, translated as MTLFTLRSATKDFGIKEILRDASFSLDEGDKVGLIGTNGSGKSTLLKMIAGLEPFDGGEFWVNPGAKIVYLPQQPDFEADRTVLEQVFADAGEQMALIREYEDISHHLAQGTGNADALMARLSTVSEKIAAADAWDLETNAKVILSRLGIDDFDARVGDLSGGYRKRVAIAAALLADPDALLMDEPTNHLDAESVEWLQSYLSGFRGALLLITHDRYFLDQVTNRILEIDRGDLYAYAGNYAYYLEKKALAEAADQSSQKKHAGVLRRELEWLKRGPKARSTKQKARIDRIGDMQNREFKASLGKVDISTVGRRIGKKVIELENVSKRYGDRLLFKDFTYDFAPDDRIGIIGPNGVGKSTLMNVITGRLAPDSGTVDIGSTIHVGYFDQHSEDLFANPSQRVIEYLKETAELVTTSDGSVITASQMLERFLFTSNQQYAPLEKLSGGERRRLFLLRVLLSAPNLLILDEPTNDLDVQTLGVLEEYLEEFNGCVIVVSHDRYFLDRTVNTIFAFEGDGVLRNYPGNYSVYLDYKKAAADTEKPDEKQVANKSQAVSAQTAAKADSSADAKAKKLSYKEKREYEQLETQIPALEAEKAALEKQLYNNPPSDYSEVAKLSERLGELTATIDSSTERWMELAERMA; from the coding sequence ATGACCTTATTTACCCTGCGCTCGGCCACCAAAGACTTTGGCATTAAGGAGATTCTCCGCGACGCCAGCTTTAGCCTGGATGAGGGCGACAAGGTGGGCCTGATTGGCACCAACGGCTCGGGCAAATCGACCCTGCTGAAGATGATCGCGGGGCTAGAGCCCTTTGACGGCGGCGAGTTTTGGGTCAACCCGGGGGCCAAAATCGTCTACCTGCCCCAGCAGCCCGACTTTGAGGCCGATCGCACCGTGCTCGAGCAGGTGTTTGCCGACGCGGGCGAGCAGATGGCGCTAATTCGCGAGTACGAAGACATCTCCCACCACCTGGCCCAGGGCACAGGCAACGCCGACGCGCTGATGGCCCGGCTTTCGACGGTGAGCGAAAAAATTGCCGCCGCCGACGCCTGGGATCTGGAGACCAACGCCAAGGTGATTCTCAGCCGGTTGGGCATCGACGACTTTGACGCCAGGGTGGGCGATCTGTCGGGGGGGTATAGAAAGCGGGTGGCGATCGCCGCCGCCCTGCTCGCCGACCCCGACGCCCTACTGATGGATGAGCCCACCAACCACCTCGACGCCGAGTCGGTGGAGTGGCTGCAAAGCTACCTCAGCGGCTTTCGCGGCGCGCTGCTGCTGATCACCCACGATCGCTACTTTCTCGACCAGGTGACCAACCGCATTCTTGAAATTGACCGGGGCGACCTGTATGCCTACGCGGGCAACTACGCCTACTACCTGGAGAAAAAAGCCCTGGCCGAAGCCGCCGACCAGAGCAGCCAAAAGAAGCACGCTGGCGTGCTGCGCCGCGAACTGGAGTGGCTCAAACGCGGCCCCAAGGCCCGCAGCACCAAGCAAAAAGCCCGCATCGATCGCATCGGCGACATGCAGAACCGCGAGTTTAAAGCCTCCCTCGGCAAGGTAGATATCTCCACCGTCGGTCGCCGCATCGGCAAAAAGGTAATCGAGCTAGAGAATGTCTCGAAGCGCTACGGCGATCGCCTGCTATTCAAAGACTTCACCTACGATTTTGCCCCCGACGATCGCATCGGCATCATCGGCCCCAACGGCGTCGGCAAATCGACCCTGATGAACGTGATCACCGGCAGGCTTGCGCCCGACAGCGGCACTGTCGATATCGGCAGCACCATCCACGTCGGCTACTTCGACCAGCACTCCGAGGATCTGTTCGCCAACCCCAGCCAGCGGGTAATCGAGTATCTGAAAGAAACCGCCGAACTGGTCACCACCAGCGACGGCAGCGTGATCACCGCCTCCCAAATGCTGGAGCGGTTTTTGTTCACCTCCAACCAGCAGTACGCCCCCCTCGAAAAGCTCTCCGGCGGCGAGCGGCGGCGGCTGTTTTTGCTGCGGGTGCTGCTCTCGGCCCCAAACTTGCTCATTCTCGACGAGCCCACCAACGACCTCGATGTGCAAACCCTCGGCGTGCTCGAAGAATACCTGGAGGAGTTTAACGGCTGCGTGATTGTGGTTTCCCACGATCGCTACTTTCTCGATCGCACCGTCAACACCATCTTTGCCTTTGAGGGCGACGGCGTGCTGCGCAACTACCCCGGCAACTACTCGGTCTATTTAGACTACAAAAAAGCCGCCGCCGATACCGAGAAGCCAGATGAAAAGCAGGTAGCCAACAAATCCCAGGCTGTCTCTGCTCAAACGGCAGCTAAAGCAGACTCAAGCGCCGACGCCAAAGCCAAAAAGCTCTCCTACAAAGAAAAGCGCGAGTACGAGCAGCTCGAAACTCAAATTCCCGCGCTGGAAGCCGAAAAAGCAGCGCTGGAAAAGCAGCTCTACAACAACCCCCCCAGCGACTACAGCGAGGTGGCTAAACTTTCGGAGCGCCTGGGAGAACTCACCGCCACCATTGATTCCTCGACCGAGCGCTGGATGGAGTTGGCAGAACGCATGGCGTAA